The Antarcticibacterium sp. 1MA-6-2 genome has a window encoding:
- a CDS encoding single-stranded DNA-binding protein, which produces MKTLKNKVQLIGNVGDTPKMHTFENGKKVARFSLATNDYFMKDDEKIQQTEWHNLVAWGKQADLVEKYVEKGSELAIAGKLTSRSFESAGGEKHVVTEIVVNELLLLSSKENSTKN; this is translated from the coding sequence ATGAAAACTCTAAAAAACAAAGTTCAACTAATTGGGAATGTGGGAGACACTCCTAAAATGCACACTTTCGAGAATGGAAAAAAAGTAGCTCGATTTTCATTAGCAACCAATGATTATTTCATGAAGGACGACGAGAAAATTCAACAAACCGAATGGCACAATTTGGTGGCCTGGGGTAAACAAGCTGATTTAGTAGAAAAGTATGTTGAAAAAGGTTCTGAATTAGCAATAGCGGGAAAATTAACCTCCCGTTCCTTTGAAAGCGCAGGAGGCGAAAAACATGTAGTTACAGAAATAGTAGTCAATGAACTTCTTCTATTAAGTTCCAAAGAAAATTCCACCAAAAATTAA
- a CDS encoding RadC family protein yields the protein MKTKVNEISISYSGNLKTKDLPKISSSHDAFSLFYENWDLKNIGLHESFKILLLNNSNKVKGIYTLSSGGITGTLVDVRILFAVLLKSLTTAVIIAHNHPSGNLKPSEADKQLTKKITQGGEYFDIKVLDHLIIIPDGDYFSFADEGLL from the coding sequence ATGAAAACCAAAGTTAATGAAATATCGATAAGTTACAGCGGAAACTTGAAAACTAAAGATCTGCCTAAAATTTCCTCGTCCCATGATGCATTTTCCCTCTTCTATGAAAATTGGGATTTAAAGAATATTGGGCTCCACGAATCTTTTAAAATTCTCTTGTTAAACAACTCAAATAAGGTAAAGGGGATTTATACCCTTTCCTCCGGTGGAATAACAGGAACTTTAGTAGATGTGAGAATATTGTTTGCAGTACTGCTGAAAAGTTTAACAACCGCTGTAATAATAGCACATAACCACCCTAGTGGAAACTTAAAACCCAGTGAAGCAGACAAGCAACTCACAAAAAAAATAACTCAAGGAGGCGAATATTTTGATATAAAGGTACTGGATCATTTAATAATTATTCCTGATGGGGATTATTTTAGTTTTGCCGATGAAGGACTCCTTTAA